From the bacterium genome, one window contains:
- the hflX gene encoding GTPase HflX codes for MIDVAQRSDRAFLVAVDHGRGALLTAEESLDELERLSETAGATVVGRAVQAARRLSPGTLIGSGKIEEVRQQVQGGVASVVIFDDELTPAQQRNLEKAIGVRVIDRTQLILDIFAQRATSQAGKLQVELAQLEYLLPRLTRQWSHLSRQAGGMVGTRGPGETQLEVDRRRVRERIAKLKQRLGEVSRTRGLHRAGRHAVPYPIVALVGYTNSGKSTLMNALTDAGVLVANQLFATLDPTVRVLRLPEGGEALLVDTVGFIHKLPHGFVDAFKSTLEEVRSANLLLHVIDGSDANAGEQVAVVEEVLGELHAGELPRLTVFNKADLTPAARPAVRGPSCSVSARSGAGLPQLLRQIGILLAAQQERLQVRIPVDRGDLLAQIHQAGRVAEQSLLDGAFQITAYVPPKVAGRIRKALAQGAAGA; via the coding sequence GTGATCGATGTCGCGCAGCGCAGTGACCGGGCCTTTCTCGTCGCGGTGGACCATGGTCGCGGCGCCCTGCTCACGGCGGAGGAGTCGCTCGACGAGCTCGAGCGACTGAGCGAGACGGCGGGTGCCACCGTGGTCGGTCGCGCCGTGCAGGCGGCGCGCAGGTTGAGTCCGGGCACGTTGATCGGCTCGGGGAAGATCGAGGAGGTGCGGCAGCAGGTGCAGGGCGGGGTGGCGAGCGTCGTCATCTTCGACGACGAGCTGACGCCGGCGCAGCAGCGCAACCTGGAGAAGGCGATCGGCGTGCGGGTGATCGACCGCACGCAGTTGATTCTCGACATCTTCGCGCAGCGGGCGACCTCGCAGGCGGGCAAGCTGCAGGTCGAGCTGGCGCAGCTCGAGTACCTCCTGCCGCGGCTCACCCGGCAGTGGTCGCACCTCTCGCGCCAGGCGGGCGGCATGGTCGGCACCCGCGGGCCGGGCGAGACACAGCTCGAGGTCGACCGCCGGCGCGTCCGCGAGCGCATCGCCAAGCTGAAGCAGCGACTGGGCGAGGTGTCGCGCACCCGCGGCCTGCACCGCGCCGGCCGCCACGCCGTGCCGTACCCGATCGTCGCCCTGGTCGGCTACACCAACTCCGGCAAATCGACGCTGATGAACGCGCTGACCGACGCCGGGGTATTGGTGGCGAACCAGCTCTTCGCCACCCTCGACCCGACGGTGCGCGTGCTGCGCCTGCCGGAGGGCGGCGAGGCGCTGCTGGTCGACACCGTGGGCTTCATCCACAAGCTGCCGCACGGCTTCGTCGACGCCTTCAAGAGCACCCTCGAGGAGGTGCGGAGCGCCAACCTGCTGCTGCACGTCATCGATGGCAGCGATGCGAACGCCGGCGAGCAGGTGGCGGTGGTCGAGGAGGTGCTCGGCGAGTTGCACGCCGGCGAGCTGCCGCGCCTGACGGTGTTCAACAAGGCCGACCTGACGCCCGCCGCGCGGCCGGCGGTGCGCGGCCCGAGCTGCAGCGTCTCGGCGCGGAGCGGCGCCGGCCTGCCGCAGCTTCTGCGCCAGATCGGCATCCTGCTGGCGGCGCAGCAGGAGCGGCTGCAGGTGCGGATCCCGGTCGATCGCGGCGATCTGCTGGCGCAGATTCATCAGGCGGGCCGGGTCGCCGAGCAGAGCCTGCTCGATGGCGCCTTCCAGATCACCGCCTACGTGCCGCCGAAGGTGGCGGGGCGGATCCGCAAGGCGCTGGCGCAGGGCGCCGCCGGCGCGTGA
- a CDS encoding sulfite exporter TauE/SafE family protein: protein MLGILVGLIGGTLSGLTGLGGGFIMVPLLVYLFGMTQHQAQGTSLTVLLPPLGILAFWQYWKNGHVDVQVAILVAIGFVVGGYLGGWTAQLIPGPMLRKAFAVVMALIALDMYFRK from the coding sequence ATGCTCGGAATTCTGGTTGGTCTGATCGGTGGCACCCTGAGCGGCCTCACCGGTCTCGGCGGCGGCTTCATCATGGTGCCCCTGCTCGTCTACCTGTTCGGGATGACGCAGCATCAGGCGCAGGGGACCTCGCTGACCGTGCTGCTGCCGCCCCTCGGCATCCTCGCCTTCTGGCAGTACTGGAAGAACGGGCACGTCGACGTCCAGGTCGCCATCCTGGTGGCGATCGGCTTCGTCGTCGGCGGCTACCTCGGCGGTTGGACGGCGCAGCTCATCCCCGGGCCGATGCTGCGCAAGGCGTTCGCGGTGGTGATGGCGCTGATCGCCCTGGACATGTACTTCCGCAAGTAG
- a CDS encoding transposase, protein MGSDSKGTRPGEAFGRDSIEQVMRERIRETIEVLVEEELEAALGAAKSARVGGERVGYRHGRRPRTLSTSLGLTTFALPRAWLHDAAGEEREWRSARCSSATQAHGGSTRLLGIYLSGTNTRRLRGALAPLLRGAPLGKDAISRLVGRLREDFTTWSQRDLAAEQIRYLFLDGWYPRVRIGKKGTGPGAGDAGDATGGGCCSICAWRARRARPPEVLEALHRSASWDARCWR, encoded by the coding sequence ATGGGAAGCGATAGCAAGGGGACGAGACCGGGAGAAGCGTTCGGCCGCGATTCGATCGAGCAGGTGATGCGGGAGCGGATTCGGGAGACGATCGAGGTGTTGGTCGAGGAGGAGCTGGAAGCGGCGCTGGGCGCGGCGAAATCGGCGCGAGTGGGCGGCGAGCGAGTGGGCTATCGCCACGGCCGGCGGCCGCGGACGTTGAGCACCAGCTTGGGACTGACGACGTTCGCGCTGCCGCGTGCCTGGCTGCACGACGCCGCCGGCGAGGAGCGCGAGTGGCGCAGCGCGCGATGTTCGAGCGCTACGCAGGCGCACGGCGGGTCGACGAGGCTGTTGGGGATCTACCTGAGCGGCACCAACACGCGGCGGCTGCGCGGGGCGCTGGCGCCGTTGCTGCGCGGCGCGCCGCTGGGCAAGGACGCGATCTCGCGCCTGGTCGGGCGGTTGCGCGAAGACTTCACCACGTGGAGCCAGCGGGACCTGGCGGCCGAGCAGATCCGCTACCTGTTTCTCGACGGCTGGTATCCGCGGGTCCGCATCGGCAAGAAGGGCACGGGTCCCGGTGCTGGTGACGCTGGGGACGCGACGGGCGGCGGGTGCTGCTCGATCTGCGCGTGGCGGGCGAGGAGAGCACGGCCGCCGGAGGTGTTGGAGGCGCTGCACAGAAGTGCCAGCTGGGACGCCCGGTGTTGGCGGTGA
- a CDS encoding outer membrane lipoprotein-sorting protein, whose translation MSAVGRIGLALAALVLLAGGARGDDAARAALDKARALNRGERHWSDRRQRMTLTVVDRRGGEFQRELEVLSKRGDGDLVRSLMFFRAPAQVAGIGFLQWTDPTSEDHQWLWLPALKRVRQISGGARTESFVGTDFSYEDLAIMAEAVEWQEDRASAGMVGEETLDGVRCAVIDLRPTAGADVSYGTVRVWLGSDDQVVRKMELRDADGTLAKTLFLGDIRPQKNIPTAHRLEMQNVKTGSHTTVTVTALEYDTGIADEEFTQRRLEKGL comes from the coding sequence ATGAGCGCCGTCGGCCGCATCGGGCTGGCCCTGGCGGCGCTCGTGCTGCTGGCGGGCGGCGCCCGCGGCGACGACGCGGCGCGCGCCGCGCTCGACAAGGCCAGGGCCCTCAACCGCGGCGAGCGGCACTGGAGCGATCGCCGGCAGCGCATGACGCTGACGGTCGTCGATCGGCGCGGCGGCGAGTTCCAGCGCGAGCTCGAGGTGCTGAGCAAGCGCGGCGACGGCGACCTCGTCCGCTCGCTGATGTTCTTCCGCGCCCCGGCGCAGGTGGCGGGGATCGGCTTCCTGCAGTGGACCGACCCGACGAGCGAGGACCACCAGTGGCTGTGGTTGCCGGCGCTCAAGCGGGTGCGGCAGATCAGCGGCGGCGCCCGCACCGAGAGCTTCGTCGGCACCGACTTCAGCTACGAGGATCTGGCGATCATGGCCGAGGCGGTCGAGTGGCAGGAGGACCGAGCGAGCGCCGGCATGGTCGGCGAGGAGACGCTCGATGGCGTCCGCTGCGCCGTCATCGACCTGCGGCCGACCGCCGGCGCCGATGTGTCGTACGGGACGGTGCGGGTGTGGCTCGGCAGCGACGACCAGGTGGTGCGCAAGATGGAGCTGCGCGACGCCGACGGCACGCTGGCCAAGACCCTGTTCCTCGGCGACATCCGGCCGCAGAAGAACATCCCCACCGCGCACCGGCTCGAGATGCAGAACGTGAAGACCGGCAGCCACACCACGGTGACGGTGACGGCGCTGGAGTACGATACCGGCATCGCCGACGAGGAATTCACCCAACGCCGTTTGGAGAAGGGGCTCTGA
- a CDS encoding transposase yields the protein MAQWKALRTTNALERINEEFRRRTKTQASLPSEDAVLLLLFGLIRSGQITLRRMVGWQEMPAVTQRSNAA from the coding sequence GTGGCGCAGTGGAAGGCGCTGCGCACCACCAACGCGCTGGAGCGCATCAACGAGGAGTTCCGCCGCCGCACCAAGACCCAGGCGAGCCTGCCGAGCGAGGATGCCGTCCTGCTGCTGCTCTTCGGCCTGATCCGCAGCGGGCAGATCACCTTGCGGCGCATGGTCGGCTGGCAGGAGATGCCGGCGGTTACCCAACGGAGCAACGCGGCCTGA
- a CDS encoding 4-hydroxybutyrate CoA-transferase, which produces MPPETISADAAAALVRDGQWIDYGFGLAQPDLFDQALARRIAGLRDVRIRACLSLAPRAVLEADPRGEHALWFNWHFSGYDRARNLDGRCNYIPMSFGEAPDLYRRFIPPIDLVCLRTAPMDAHGYFNFGAASTYLKAVCERARVLIVETCETMPYVFGSENAVHARDVTYVIDGGAGRVPELANPPSTAVDQAVAARIAPEIDDGACLQIGIGGMPNAVCEALTTAGKRDLGIHTEMFVDGMVDLVEAGVVTGARKTLDPGQITFTFAAGSRRQYDFITRNAGVRSCAVDYTNLPATISRNPRVVSINNTTQIDLQGQAASESDGHRHLTGTGGQLQFVRGAYTSPGGKSFLCLASTYEKRGERRSRIVTTLTPGNVVTTPRTDTMYVVTEHGMVNLKGKSVAERALALIGIAHPDFRDALEREARLLHLIPRRFH; this is translated from the coding sequence ATGCCGCCCGAGACGATCTCCGCCGACGCGGCCGCGGCGCTGGTGCGCGACGGACAGTGGATCGACTACGGCTTCGGCCTGGCGCAGCCCGACCTCTTCGACCAGGCGCTGGCACGGCGCATCGCCGGGCTGCGCGACGTCCGCATCCGCGCCTGCCTGAGCCTGGCGCCGCGCGCCGTGCTGGAGGCCGATCCGCGCGGCGAGCACGCGCTGTGGTTCAACTGGCATTTCTCGGGCTACGACCGGGCGCGCAACCTCGACGGCCGCTGCAACTACATCCCGATGAGCTTCGGCGAAGCGCCCGACCTCTACCGCCGCTTCATCCCCCCGATCGACCTCGTCTGCCTGCGCACCGCGCCGATGGATGCCCACGGCTATTTCAACTTCGGCGCCGCCAGCACCTACCTGAAGGCGGTCTGCGAGCGCGCCCGGGTGCTCATCGTCGAAACCTGCGAGACGATGCCCTACGTGTTCGGCAGCGAGAACGCCGTCCACGCGCGCGACGTCACCTACGTCATCGACGGCGGCGCCGGCCGCGTTCCCGAGCTGGCGAATCCGCCGAGCACCGCCGTGGACCAGGCGGTCGCGGCGCGCATCGCCCCGGAGATCGACGACGGCGCCTGCCTGCAGATCGGCATCGGCGGCATGCCGAACGCGGTGTGCGAGGCGCTGACCACCGCCGGCAAGCGCGACCTCGGGATCCATACCGAGATGTTCGTCGACGGCATGGTCGACCTCGTGGAAGCCGGCGTGGTCACCGGCGCCCGCAAGACGCTCGACCCCGGCCAGATCACCTTCACCTTCGCCGCCGGCTCGCGCCGCCAGTACGACTTCATCACCCGCAACGCCGGGGTGCGGAGCTGCGCCGTCGACTACACCAACCTGCCGGCGACCATCAGCCGCAATCCGCGCGTGGTGTCGATCAACAACACCACCCAGATCGACCTGCAGGGACAGGCGGCGTCGGAGAGCGACGGCCACCGCCACCTCACCGGCACCGGCGGCCAGCTCCAGTTCGTCCGCGGCGCCTACACCTCGCCGGGCGGCAAGTCCTTCCTGTGCCTGGCCTCGACCTACGAGAAACGCGGCGAGCGCCGCAGCCGCATCGTCACCACCCTGACGCCGGGCAACGTCGTCACCACGCCGCGCACCGACACGATGTACGTCGTCACCGAGCACGGCATGGTGAACCTCAAGGGCAAGTCGGTCGCCGAGCGCGCCCTGGCGCTGATCGGCATCGCCCATCCCGACTTCCGCGACGCGCTCGAGCGCGAGGCGCGCCTCCTCCACCTGATCCCGCGCCGCTTCCACTGA
- a CDS encoding CDP-alcohol phosphatidyltransferase family protein, which produces MLTLPNFLTLLRIIAIPVFLILLANGNHPAAFMLFLAAGVTDTVDGALARLTDSRSDLGAVLDPMADKLLLLSSFVVLGYDGVIPVWLAVLVILRDVIVVLGYGAVFVVDHEWMEVAPSRLGKLTTFFQLFTVGFALMSVARPALPLATVSEMLQTVTGAVTAVSGIQYVYRGLLWHQRRGSSPA; this is translated from the coding sequence ATGCTGACCCTGCCGAACTTCCTGACCCTGCTGCGGATCATCGCCATCCCGGTGTTTCTGATCCTGCTCGCCAACGGCAATCACCCGGCGGCGTTCATGCTCTTTCTCGCGGCGGGCGTCACCGACACGGTGGACGGCGCGCTCGCCCGCCTCACCGACAGCCGCTCCGATCTCGGGGCGGTGCTCGATCCGATGGCCGACAAGCTGCTGCTGCTGAGCTCGTTCGTGGTGCTCGGCTATGACGGCGTCATCCCGGTCTGGCTGGCGGTCCTGGTCATCCTGCGCGACGTCATCGTCGTCCTCGGCTACGGCGCCGTCTTCGTCGTCGACCACGAGTGGATGGAGGTGGCTCCCAGCCGGCTCGGCAAGCTCACCACCTTCTTCCAGCTCTTCACCGTCGGCTTCGCGCTGATGAGCGTCGCGCGGCCGGCGCTGCCGCTGGCGACGGTGTCGGAGATGCTGCAGACGGTCACCGGCGCCGTCACCGCCGTCTCCGGCATCCAGTACGTCTATCGCGGCCTGCTCTGGCACCAGCGCCGCGGGAGCAGCCCGGCATGA
- a CDS encoding ATP-dependent Clp protease proteolytic subunit — protein sequence MATRASVAQKLFEARTIVICGEIQSELARSVSEQLLAMAAASDDDITLYLHSPGGHVESGDTIHDMLTFVGPKVRIIGTGWVASAGAHIFLGVPRERRFCLPNTRFLLHQPAGGFGGRATDLEIEAEEILKMRARLNKVIADQTGQPLKKVEKDTERNFWMSAEQAKEYGLVGRIVSSFDELKR from the coding sequence ATGGCGACGCGCGCCAGCGTGGCGCAGAAGCTGTTCGAGGCGCGCACCATCGTCATCTGCGGCGAGATCCAGTCCGAGCTGGCGCGGTCGGTCAGCGAGCAGTTGCTCGCCATGGCGGCGGCCTCGGACGACGACATCACGCTCTACCTCCACTCCCCGGGCGGACACGTGGAGTCCGGCGACACCATCCACGACATGCTGACCTTCGTCGGCCCCAAGGTGCGCATCATCGGCACCGGCTGGGTGGCCAGCGCCGGCGCCCACATCTTCCTCGGCGTGCCGCGCGAGCGCCGCTTCTGCCTGCCCAACACCCGCTTCCTGCTGCACCAGCCGGCGGGCGGCTTCGGCGGCCGCGCCACCGATCTCGAGATCGAGGCGGAGGAGATTCTCAAGATGCGCGCCCGCCTCAACAAGGTGATCGCCGACCAGACCGGCCAGCCGCTGAAGAAGGTCGAGAAGGACACCGAGCGCAACTTCTGGATGTCCGCCGAGCAGGCCAAGGAGTACGGGCTGGTCGGACGCATCGTCTCGTCGTTCGACGAGCTGAAACGCTGA
- the acnA gene encoding aconitate hydratase AcnA — protein sequence MSTPRLNSFGARRSLTVGGTRVEYFALAALAEANLGAVDRLPFSIRILLENLLRNEDGRLVRGDDVRQLAAWTAAAPAAREVPYMPARVLLQDFTGVPAVVDLAAMREAMRRLGGDPRRINPQVAVDLVIDHSVQVDRFGAAGAFAANGALEYERNRERYEFLRWGQGSLRNFRVVPPETGICHQVNLEYLAQVVFGRDEDGARLVFPDTCVGTDSHTTMINGLGVMGWGVGGIEAEAVMLGQPYYMLMPKVVGVKLTGALAPGVTATDLVLTVTEMLRAHGVVDKFVEFHGPALADLSLADRATIANMAPEYGATMGFFPVDEQTLAYLRLSGRAPEQVALVEAYCKAQGLFHTATSPEPTFSEQLALDLSTVEASLAGPKRPQDRVPLARMQAGFHEALRSAYKRDAAASVAVTEGEERYELRQGAVVIAAITSCTNTSNPSVMLGAGLLARKAVERGLTVKPWVKTSLAPGSKVVTDYLRRAGLMPALEALRFHVVGYGCTTCIGNSGPLPDAVAAAIKQGNLVAAAVLSGNRNFEGRINPLTLANYLASPPLVVAYALAGTVDIDLTRDPLGTGRDGTPVYLRDIWPSPEEVAAVVRDNVTPEQFRAQYADVFSGDERWRALPAPSGELYQWRDDSTYIKSPPFFATMTATVEPLADIAGARVLAVLGDSVTTDHISPAGSIPADSPAGKYLIGLGVPPRDFNSYGARRGNHEVMMRGTFANIRLRNQLVPGVEGGVTRHFPDGAQTSIYEAAMQYRSEGVPLLVIAGKEYGTGSSRDWAAKGTTLLGVRAVIAESYERIHRSNLVGMGVLPLQFLPGESRESLGLRGDEVYAVRGITALAPQARLEVEATAADGGVRRFTVVARIDSHVEVEYYRNGGILQTVIRAIATQ from the coding sequence ATGAGCACGCCACGCCTGAACAGCTTCGGGGCCCGCCGGTCGCTCACGGTGGGCGGGACGCGCGTCGAGTATTTCGCCCTCGCCGCGCTGGCCGAGGCGAACCTGGGAGCCGTCGACCGCCTGCCGTTCAGCATCCGCATCCTGCTCGAGAACCTGTTGCGCAACGAGGACGGGCGGCTGGTGCGCGGCGACGACGTGCGCCAGCTCGCGGCATGGACGGCGGCGGCGCCGGCGGCGCGCGAGGTGCCGTACATGCCGGCGCGCGTGCTGCTGCAGGACTTCACCGGCGTGCCGGCGGTCGTCGACCTGGCGGCGATGCGCGAGGCGATGCGCCGGCTCGGCGGCGATCCGCGCCGCATCAACCCGCAGGTGGCGGTGGATCTGGTCATCGACCACTCGGTGCAGGTGGACCGCTTCGGCGCCGCCGGCGCCTTCGCCGCCAATGGCGCGCTCGAGTACGAGCGCAACCGCGAGCGCTACGAGTTCCTGCGCTGGGGGCAGGGGAGCCTGCGCAATTTCCGCGTCGTGCCGCCGGAGACCGGCATCTGTCACCAGGTGAACCTCGAGTACCTGGCGCAGGTGGTGTTCGGTCGCGACGAGGACGGCGCCCGCCTGGTCTTCCCCGACACCTGCGTCGGCACCGATTCGCACACCACCATGATCAACGGCCTCGGCGTCATGGGGTGGGGCGTCGGCGGCATCGAGGCCGAGGCGGTGATGCTCGGCCAGCCGTACTACATGCTGATGCCGAAGGTGGTGGGCGTGAAGCTCACCGGCGCGCTCGCTCCCGGAGTCACCGCCACCGACCTGGTGCTCACGGTCACCGAGATGCTGCGGGCGCACGGCGTGGTCGACAAGTTCGTCGAGTTCCACGGCCCGGCGCTGGCCGACCTGTCGCTCGCCGACCGGGCGACCATCGCCAACATGGCGCCCGAGTACGGCGCCACCATGGGCTTCTTCCCGGTGGACGAGCAGACGCTGGCCTATCTGCGCCTGAGCGGCCGCGCGCCGGAGCAGGTGGCGCTGGTCGAGGCGTACTGCAAGGCGCAGGGACTCTTCCACACCGCCACGTCGCCGGAACCGACGTTCAGCGAGCAGCTCGCCCTCGACCTCTCGACCGTGGAGGCGAGCCTGGCCGGTCCGAAGCGGCCGCAGGATCGGGTGCCGCTGGCGCGCATGCAGGCCGGTTTCCACGAGGCCCTGCGCAGCGCCTACAAGCGCGACGCCGCGGCCAGCGTCGCGGTGACCGAGGGCGAGGAGCGATACGAGCTGCGCCAGGGCGCGGTGGTGATCGCCGCCATCACCAGTTGCACCAACACCTCCAATCCCTCGGTGATGCTGGGCGCCGGCCTGCTGGCCAGGAAGGCGGTGGAGCGCGGGCTGACGGTGAAGCCGTGGGTGAAGACGAGCCTGGCGCCGGGCTCGAAAGTGGTGACGGACTACCTGCGACGGGCCGGCCTGATGCCCGCCCTGGAGGCGCTGCGCTTCCACGTCGTCGGCTACGGCTGCACCACCTGCATCGGCAACTCCGGCCCGCTGCCCGACGCGGTGGCGGCGGCGATCAAGCAGGGCAACCTGGTGGCGGCGGCGGTGCTGAGCGGGAATCGCAATTTCGAAGGCCGCATCAACCCGCTGACGCTGGCCAACTACCTCGCGTCGCCGCCGCTGGTCGTCGCCTACGCGCTGGCCGGCACGGTCGACATCGACCTCACCCGCGATCCCCTCGGCACCGGCCGCGACGGGACGCCGGTCTACCTGCGCGACATCTGGCCGAGCCCCGAGGAGGTCGCGGCGGTGGTCCGCGACAACGTGACGCCGGAGCAGTTCCGCGCCCAGTACGCCGACGTTTTCAGCGGCGACGAGCGCTGGCGCGCCCTGCCGGCGCCGAGCGGCGAGCTGTACCAGTGGCGGGACGATTCGACGTACATCAAGTCGCCGCCGTTCTTCGCCACCATGACGGCGACCGTGGAACCCCTCGCCGACATCGCGGGCGCGCGCGTGCTGGCGGTGCTCGGGGATTCGGTGACCACCGACCACATCTCGCCCGCCGGTTCGATCCCCGCCGACAGCCCGGCCGGGAAGTACCTGATCGGCCTCGGCGTGCCCCCGCGCGACTTCAACTCCTACGGCGCCCGGCGCGGCAATCACGAGGTGATGATGCGCGGCACCTTCGCCAACATCCGCCTCAGGAACCAGTTGGTGCCGGGCGTCGAGGGCGGCGTCACCCGCCACTTCCCGGACGGGGCGCAGACCTCGATCTACGAGGCGGCGATGCAGTACCGGAGCGAGGGCGTGCCGCTGCTCGTCATCGCCGGCAAGGAGTACGGCACCGGCAGCTCGCGCGACTGGGCGGCGAAGGGCACGACGCTGCTCGGGGTGCGGGCGGTGATCGCCGAGAGCTACGAGCGCATCCACCGCAGCAACCTGGTCGGCATGGGCGTGCTGCCGCTGCAGTTTCTGCCCGGCGAGTCGCGCGAGTCGCTCGGCCTGCGCGGCGACGAGGTCTACGCCGTGCGCGGCATCACGGCGCTGGCGCCGCAGGCCAGGCTGGAGGTGGAGGCGACGGCGGCGGACGGCGGCGTGCGGCGCTTCACCGTCGTGGCGCGCATCGATTCGCACGTGGAGGTCGAGTACTACCGCAACGGCGGCATCCTGCAGACCGTCATCCGCGCCATCGCGACGCAGTAG
- a CDS encoding response regulator produces the protein MGAPVAADLRAEFAAEGRALTERGLRTVVGVGVPLVLGFALFDYVRHPEVFGASLLIRIAVAGILLLALLLGRTAAGRPYVPLLALIGVASTGVLVFAMQVLTSAHPSQYSIGLSMVPLGAALLLPWPARWTALLCATIVAIYAAGTWALGQPLLDRSVFDNVATVVAASAIAVVTTMLREQLRWRELQARASLAEAMEKLRASEQRATAALQAAEAANRAKSEFLANMSHEIRTPMNGVIGMTDLALKTELSDEQREYLTMARESADTLLNVINDILDFSKIEARKLELSPVDFSLREAVVSALRPFSVRAAEKGVELISQVPPRVADTLVGDVLRLRQVLSNLVSNALKFTERGEIVVRVEAEPAAADELLLHFAVADTGIGIPPDKQALIFEAFAQADGSTTRRYGGTGLGLAISAQLVALMGGRIWVESDSGRGSAFHFTARVAVNQTPADRAAMCPTALRGIRVLVIDDNATNRRILQELLGYWSMAPNATADGVAGIAELRRAAAAGQPYHLVLLDCMMPELDGFDVAARARQIPDLLRTPLIMLTSSGQLGDIARCHELGIDAYLTKPINPSELQETIMRVLESRPQPTAAAPAAEPTGTLAPHRLRILLVEDNLVNQRLAVRVLERMGHHVDVVEDGGGAVRAVAADHFDLVFMDVQMPVMDGFEATTRIRAHERTTGQHVPIVAMTAHAMKGDRERCLEVGMDDYLTKPFDTAALRDVLERVVPEHRARAAS, from the coding sequence ATGGGTGCTCCCGTCGCCGCCGACCTGCGCGCCGAATTCGCCGCCGAAGGCAGGGCGCTCACCGAGCGCGGCCTGCGCACCGTCGTCGGCGTCGGCGTGCCCCTGGTGCTCGGCTTCGCGCTCTTCGACTACGTCCGCCATCCCGAGGTATTCGGCGCCTCGCTGCTGATTCGGATCGCCGTCGCCGGCATCCTGCTGCTCGCCCTGCTGCTCGGTCGCACCGCCGCCGGCCGCCCCTACGTGCCCCTCCTCGCCCTCATCGGCGTCGCCTCGACCGGCGTGCTGGTGTTCGCGATGCAGGTGCTGACCAGCGCCCATCCCAGCCAGTACTCCATCGGCCTCAGTATGGTGCCGCTGGGGGCGGCGCTGCTGTTGCCGTGGCCGGCGCGCTGGACCGCGCTCCTCTGCGCCACCATCGTCGCCATCTACGCCGCCGGCACCTGGGCCCTCGGACAGCCGCTGCTCGACCGGAGCGTGTTCGACAACGTGGCCACCGTCGTCGCCGCCAGCGCCATCGCCGTCGTCACCACCATGCTGCGCGAGCAGCTCCGCTGGCGCGAGCTCCAGGCCCGCGCCTCGCTCGCCGAGGCGATGGAGAAGCTGCGCGCGAGCGAGCAGCGCGCCACCGCCGCGCTGCAGGCGGCCGAGGCGGCCAATCGGGCGAAGAGCGAGTTCCTCGCCAACATGAGCCACGAGATCCGCACGCCGATGAACGGCGTCATCGGCATGACCGATCTGGCGCTGAAGACCGAGCTCAGCGACGAGCAGCGCGAGTACCTGACGATGGCCCGCGAGTCGGCCGACACCCTGCTCAACGTCATCAACGACATCCTCGACTTCTCCAAGATCGAGGCCCGCAAGCTCGAGCTCTCGCCGGTCGACTTCAGCCTCCGCGAGGCGGTGGTCAGCGCCCTGCGCCCGTTCAGCGTCCGCGCCGCGGAGAAGGGCGTGGAGCTGATCAGCCAGGTGCCGCCGCGCGTCGCCGACACCCTGGTCGGCGACGTCCTGCGCCTGCGCCAGGTGCTGTCGAACCTGGTCAGCAACGCGCTCAAGTTCACCGAGCGGGGCGAGATCGTCGTCCGTGTCGAAGCCGAGCCGGCGGCGGCCGACGAGCTGCTCCTCCACTTCGCCGTCGCCGACACCGGCATCGGCATCCCGCCCGACAAGCAGGCGCTGATCTTCGAGGCCTTCGCCCAGGCCGACGGCTCGACCACCCGCCGCTACGGCGGCACCGGCCTCGGCCTCGCCATCTCGGCGCAGTTGGTGGCGCTGATGGGCGGCCGCATCTGGGTGGAGAGCGACTCCGGACGGGGCAGCGCCTTCCACTTCACCGCCCGGGTGGCGGTCAACCAGACGCCCGCCGACCGGGCCGCGATGTGTCCCACGGCCCTGCGCGGCATCCGCGTGCTGGTCATCGACGACAACGCCACCAACCGCCGCATCCTGCAGGAGCTCCTCGGCTACTGGTCGATGGCGCCGAATGCCACCGCCGACGGCGTCGCCGGGATCGCCGAGCTGCGCCGCGCCGCCGCCGCCGGTCAGCCGTATCACCTGGTCCTGCTCGACTGCATGATGCCGGAGCTCGACGGCTTCGACGTCGCCGCCCGCGCCCGCCAGATCCCCGACCTGCTGCGCACGCCCCTCATCATGCTCACCTCGAGCGGCCAGCTCGGCGACATCGCCCGCTGCCACGAGCTCGGCATCGACGCCTATCTCACGAAGCCGATCAATCCCTCCGAATTGCAGGAGACCATCATGCGCGTGCTCGAGTCCCGCCCGCAGCCGACCGCCGCCGCGCCCGCCGCCGAGCCGACCGGCACCCTCGCCCCGCACCGCCTGCGCATCCTCCTCGTCGAGGACAACCTGGTGAACCAGCGCCTGGCGGTGCGCGTCCTCGAGCGCATGGGGCACCACGTCGACGTCGTCGAGGACGGCGGCGGCGCGGTGCGCGCCGTCGCCGCCGACCACTTCGATCTGGTGTTCATGGACGTGCAGATGCCGGTGATGGACGGCTTCGAGGCGACCACCCGGATCCGCGCCCACGAACGCACCACCGGCCAGCACGTGCCGATCGTCGCCATGACCGCGCACGCCATGAAGGGCGACCGCGAGCGCTGCCTCGAGGTCGGCATGGACGACTACCTCACCAAGCCGTTCGACACCGCCGCCCTGCGCGACGTCCTCGAGCGCGTCGTCCCCGAGCACCGGGCGCGCGCGGCGAGCTGA